In Arachis stenosperma cultivar V10309 chromosome 1, arast.V10309.gnm1.PFL2, whole genome shotgun sequence, one DNA window encodes the following:
- the LOC130982084 gene encoding uncharacterized protein LOC130982084: protein MVDVQPPSLSKLMRMVAELQQANQRVADKNQKMDAQIAELNHVQIEHNDTHRQQPEDNEHHSQPFHVSETIRADVVHPEDEKEESDELVGPFTEEVMNFELPKRFTLPLTLTPYDGLGDLKKFLKKFRSTMIVNGASDTFEEHFAGSAIYLHDSDYLNTIKQGQNESLKDYMTRFTKVAINIPDLHPEVHLHAIKSGFRPGKFQETIAIAKPKTLAEFREKAKGQIDIEELRQARKSDKTSYRDDDKTPTSKKGFKLTPRFDSYTQFNTKREDIIKEILNSKLIKPPRKAGTYEDTKNNEDSSEQQYRGKEKVAANNYEKPRGDINYISGGYASGGSSNSARKRSFRAICLLEGPQNKIENPTQLPQLTFTQADYNSSIQNLDDPVVITLQLGDLLVKKVLLDPGSSADVLFYSAFQKMKLSNNILQSTGGDLVDFSGERVPIIGSVWLQTTLGEHPLSKTCDIQYLVVDCFSPYNIIFGRPFINKFGAIVFTVHLSVKFPLQDNHVVTIHGDHKEARRCYNIGMKFQNYSKQQVNNVNLTHNGSALADLDPRTDFRERPTPSDDLHRVYFNNDPNKFTL, encoded by the exons ATGGTTGACGTACAACCTCCTTCACTATCCAAACTCATGCGGATGGTAGCCGAGCTACAACAAGCCAATCAACGGGTAGCTGACAAAAACCAAAAAATGGATGCTCAAATCGCTGAACTGAACCATGTTCAGATAGAACATAACGACACCCATCGCCAGCAGCCAGAGGATAATGAGCATCATTCCCAGCCCTTTCATGTCTCAGAGACTATCCGAGCTGATGTAGTTCATCCCGAGGATGAAAAAGAAGAGTCTGATGAACTTGTAGGACCCTTCACGGAAGAGGTGATGAACTTCGAATTGCCAAAGAGATTCACCCTACCACTAACCCTCACACCTTATGATGGCCTCGGGGACCTGAAGAAATTCCTCAAAAAGTTTCGATCAACAATGATCGTCAACGGTGCATCCGACACT TTTGAAGAGCACTTCGCCGGATCCGCAATATATCTGCATGACTCTGACTATCTGAACACTATCAAGCAGGGGCAGAATGAAAGTCTGAAGGACTATATGACTCGCTTCACCAAAGTCGCCATCAATATACCCGATCTCCATCCCGAAGTCCATTTGCACGCAATCAAAAGCGGCTTCCGACCTGGAAAGTTCCAAGAAACTATTGCGATAGCCAAACCCAAAACCCTGGCTGAATTCCGGGAAAAAGCCAAAGGACAAATTGATATCGAGGAGCTCAGACAAGCTCGGAAGTCTGATAAAACAAGCTACAGAGACGACGATAAAACTCCAACTAGTAAGAAAGGTTTTAAACTAACCCCCCGTTTTGACTCTTATACACAGTTTAACACTAAGAGGGAGGATATCATCAAAGAGATTCTAAATTCCAAACTCATCAAGCCACCAAGAAAGGCCGGCACCTACGAAGACACTAAGAAC AACGAAGATTCATCCGAACAACAGTACCGAGGAAAAGAGAAGGTAGCAGCGAACAATTATGAAAAGCCACGAGGAGACATTAATTATATTTCAGGAGGATACGCAAGTGGAGGCTCCTCAAACTCGGCGAGAAAAAGGTCATTCCGAGCAATATGCTTGTTAGAAGGACCacaaaacaaaatagaaaatcCAACACAGCTACCGCAGCTCACATTTACACAAGCAGACTACAACTCCAGTATACAGAACTTGGATGACCCCGTAGTTATAACTCTTCAGTTGGGAGACCTACTGGTCAAAAAAGTACTACTAGATCCTGGAAGTAGTGCCGACGTCTTATTCTACTCAGCATTTCAAAAAATGAAGCTCAGTAACAACATTCTCCAGTCAACAGGAGGAGATCTGGTCGATTTCTCAGGTGAACGGGTCCCAATAATAGGGTCAGTGTGGTTACAAACCACACTGGGTGAGCATCCTCTTTCAAAAACTTGTGATATTCAATATTTAGTTGTAGATTGCTTCAGTCCATATAATATTATCTTTGGCCGCCCTTTCATAAACAAGTTCGGCGCCATTGTTTTTACAGTTCACCTGTCTGTTAAGTTCCCTTTGCAGGACAATCATGTCGTCACAATCCATGGAGATCATAAGGAAGCTCGGCGCTGTTACAACATCGGCATGAAGTTCCAAAATTATTCAAAACAACAAGTTAACAATGTCAATCTCACACACAATGGCTCGGCATTAGCCGACCTAGATCCAAGAACCGACTTTCGGGAAAGGCCAACTCCGTCCGATGACTTACATAGGGTATATTTCAACAATGACCCTAACAAGTTCACTTTGTAG